The following are from one region of the Plasmodium gaboni strain SY75 chromosome 12, whole genome shotgun sequence genome:
- a CDS encoding putative clathrin heavy chain codes for MSLNNPLSVSVADNLINYDIQNESFRLGNVSVEGDKYICVKENVNDNTQVVVINLHNKNSTRKHMKAESVIIHPNDPILALKGTIKNMNTIFLQVFNIETKEKICSLNLNEYMNYWKWINNDTIAIVCEKNIYHWNIDIHNTRKNKDNNNDNNNNNNNNNNSSSSNNNYYNTLTKVFEKAQIFIDNNSQILYYSTDKDMKWCILCGISTQDQGKSIDGYMQLYSCEKKLHQTIEGFIGCFGSFIFDNLDMKPLFCFVEKKKNSTISRLHLMDIYTNKTETTTPYKIVKEINLINENLNDFPIYISLNTLQGVIYIVTKCSYVYIFDEGTLSLIVKEKISEDNIFICCDSKNGEGIYAVNKKGIIFYITLNYFHLINHIKLSNLEFKDKIIKNLCLKYGYPGCDYISAYKKCINDMDFKKASKIICLMKNTKVFEEHSNNMAESILIMNRKNIDIRIIPPLRTQQVLNSFKSFKNSSGQLSPLLLYFSVLLEYDKLNTYESIELVKPVVLQKKKEYLEKWIKDDKLTCSEELGDLVKVLDLRLALNIYLRCNAHNKIMSTYCLLNMFNNVLSYINNFKQMNFDYVNIFITIVNYEFPQGSADNKDGSFVGDFNSNSKNETMDFFNDGVGSTSNDPNNNINKLNKGNINEVAIQYIKFLCENNISFDINKIIDYLLSKKKLQEATSILLDYLKENKPEHKNLQTKLFEFNLYNNVQVAETLFQMDIFTHYDKNKIAYLCEEKGLYQRALENYTNINDIKRVITKSTCFQKGGNDNSNNNNNNNNSIRSSMGDIHFDINNNNNNMNNMNNLNKGKISIEWIKNYFSTLSDSVCEELLFDFMKGSKINMEVVISICVQYYDKIGIKKIINKFEENKNYEGIFYFVSNILNDLPNLIVKGNNNDNLSNNSILSTYNNMNDEDPSILLTSDICSTTQYSYETAYLKLEDVHYIMFKYIEACVKINNIQELDRICKDKNAKYNPEQIKNFLKDCKLSDPRPLIYVCDIHNYIEELAEYLYKNSLLKYIEVYVIKVNPNNAHKVIGVLLDLDASEDFLLNLLNNIKNISNIGNLIEIAEKRNRLKLLLPWLESRANEGYENIELHNALAKIYIDLNKDPENFLKNNNFYDKKMIGKYCEDLDPHLAYTAYERSNGECDEELIYITSKNGLFKLQARYLISRQSIELWKVVLDESNKYRKNVIDQVIGSTLIESNNADEITVTVKAFIEKKLSSELIELLEKIVLHNSEFSDNKNLQNLLILTAIKSDSKKVMEYINRLDNFSGPQIAAVAYDYKLREEAFVIYKKFNCYTSAISVLLDKILYNKNRKNKSSHEFASHDSSVPYYSNNKENMFSQKSDNENDEYLKQFTQNNSYRDKYGNYYNNTDISNSNNNNNNNNIHLHSEFSNEDKFSNDTLHNYEDMDSTESTCDITNYEDDLNRAIEFAQKCNNNDVWFILGKAQLKLNKIIDSIDSFVKSNNPEAYKEVIEKCKENNFYEHLITYLNTLREQNSLKDVLVDSELLYAYAKLKKTNEMNKFINTTNSANLQLIGDRLFKEEEYEVAKILYSNIPNNQKLTACYLKLKEYALAIEAAKKAKSLKTWKEVNFICVKYKQLKYAHTAGLQLIMHADHLDEIIKIYEKKKYINELMNLLENGLNNERAHVGIYTELGILYAKYKPEKLMEFIRNYANKMNTRKLIDVCENEYLLKEAVYLYISYDEYNLAVDTIIKHSPTAYTTDTFMQVIHKVTNSDIIHKVIDFYIEEHPLNLYNLLKILENKIDNNRLVQTLKKSNNLPLIQKYLEDIQAQNITAVNETLNEIYLQNDDYISLRNSIDEYDNFNQTNLLNKLENHKLPEMRRIAALLYKKNKKYKEAINLSKKEKQYKDAIEIARVSKNNVYIEDLINYFIESKNKEAFCACLIVCYDLLKPDYILEIVWTSGFKDQAMLYFIQIISDYTNQIENMKKQIEDMEKEKKMNKSAPNDYSAMNNQFNYSLNNNLSIMPPQNNFMSSNSFDKYDMFNNNTHF; via the coding sequence ATGAGCCTGAATAATCCCTTGTCTGTTAGTGTGGCGGATAATCTTATAAATTACGATATTCAGAATGAATCCTTTCGCCTAGGAAATGTTTCAGTGGAAGGTGACAAGTATATTTGTgtaaaagaaaatgtaAATGATAATACACAAGTAGTAGTTATTAATTTACACAATAAGAATAGTACTCGTAAACATATGAAAGCAGAAAGTGTAATTATTCATCCAAATGATCCAATTTTAGCATTAAAAGGAactataaaaaatatgaatactatttttttacaaGTATTCAATATTGAAACTAAAGAGAAAATATGTTCTCTTAATTTAAATGAGTATATGAATTATTGGAAATGGATTAATAATGATACCATTGCCATTGTTtgtgaaaaaaatatatatcattgGAATATTGATATACACAATActagaaaaaataaagataacaacaatgataataataacaataataataataataacaatagtagtagtagtaataataattattataatactTTAACAAAAGTTTTTGAAAAGGCACAAATATTTATTGACAATAATTCacaaattttatattattctaCTGATAAAGATATGAAGTGGTGTATTTTATGTGGTATATCTACACAAGACCAAGGAAAAAGTATTGATGGTTATATGCAACTTTATTCttgtgaaaaaaaattgcATCAAACTATTGAAGGTTTCATAGGTTGTTTTGGTTCATTCATTTTTGATAATTTAGATATGAAACCCttattttgttttgttgaaaaaaaaaaaaattctaCCATATCTAGATTACACTTAATGGATATTTATACTAACAAAACGGAAACAACAACTCCTTATAAAATTGTTAAAGAAATTAATTTGATTAATGAAAATCTAAATGATTTCccaatatatataagtttAAATACTTTACAAGgtgttatatatattgttacTAAATGTAgttatgtttatatttttgatgAAGGCACACTCAGCTTAATTgttaaagaaaaaattagtgaagataatatttttatttgttgtGATAGCAAAAATGGAGAAGGTATTTATGCtgttaataaaaaaggtatcattttttatataacactaaattattttcatcttataaatcatataaaattatcaaATTTAGAATTTAAAGacaaaattataaaaaatttatgtTTGAAATATGGATATCCAGGATGTGATTATATATCtgcatataaaaaatgtattaatGACATGGATTTTAAAAAAGCATCtaaaataatttgtttaatgaaaaatacCAAAGTTTTTGAAGAACattcaaataatatggCAGAATCTATTTTAATTATGAAcagaaaaaatatagacATTCGTATTATACCACCTTTAAGAACACAACAAGTGTTAAATAGTTTTAAATCATTCAAAAATTCATCAGGGCAATTATCACCACTActtctttatttttctGTTTTGTTAGAATACGATAAATTAAATACCTACGAATCTATTGAGTTGGTAAAACCTGTTgttttacaaaaaaaaaaagaatatttagAAAAATGGATAAAAGATGATAAATTAACATGTTCAGAAGAATTAGGAGATTTAGTTAAAGTGTTAGATTTACGTTTAGcattaaatatttatttaagATGTAATGcacataataaaataatgtCAACTTATTgtcttttaaatatgtttaataatgtattaagttatataaataattttaaacaaatgaattttgattatgtaaatatattcattacAATAGTTAATTATGAATTTCCACAAGGAAGTGCTGATAATAAGGATGGTTCATTTGTTGGTGATTTTAATTCAAACTCAAAAAATGAAACTATGGACTTTTTTAATGATGGAGTAGGAAGTACATCTAATGATccaaataataatattaataaattaaataagGGTAATATTAATGAGGTAGCtattcaatatataaaatttttatgtgaaaataatatttcatttgatattaataaaataattgaTTATTTATTAAGTAAGAAGAAATTACAAGAAGCTACATCCATTTTATTAgattatttaaaagaaaataaaccagaacataaaaatttacaaacaaaattattcgaatttaatttatataataatgtacAAGTAGCTGAAACCTTATTTCAAATGGATATTTTTACAcattatgataaaaataaaatagcATATTTGTGTGAAGAAAAAGGATTATATCAAAGAGCTCTAGAAAATTATACcaatataaatgatattaaaaGGGTTATAACGAAATCGACTTGTTTCCAAAAAGGAGGTAATGACAACAgcaacaacaacaataataataataatagtattAGGAGTAGTATGGGTGATATACATTTcgatataaataataataataataatatgaataacatgaataatttaaataaaggaaaaatatCCATTGAATGgattaaaaattatttttctaCATTAAGTGATTCAGTTTGtgaagaattattattcgATTTTATGAAAGGTAGTAAAATTAATATGGAAGTTGTTATTTCTATTTGTGTTcaatattatgataaaataggaataaaaaaaattattaacaaatttgaagaaaataagaattatgaaggaattttttattttgttagtaatattttaaatgattTACCAAATCTAATTGTCaaaggaaataataatgataatttatcaaataatagtatattatctacatataataatatgaatgatgaagatccatctattttattaacaTCAGATATATGTTCTACAACACAATATTCTTATGAAACTGCTTATTTGAAATTAGAAGATgttcattatattatgtttaaatatattgaagcttgtgtaaaaattaataatatacaagAATTAGATCGAATTTGTAAAGATAAAAATGCTAAATATAATCCTgaacaaattaaaaactTTTTAAAAGATTGTAAATTATCAGATCCTAGACCTTTAATTTATGTATGTGatattcataattatatcGAAGAATTAGctgaatatttatataaaaatagcttattaaaatatattgaagtatatgttataaaaGTGAATCCAAACAATGCACATAAAGTTATAGGAGTGTTATTAGATTTAGATGCTTCTGAAGATTTccttttaaatttattaaataatattaagaaTATATCTAATATTGGTAATTTAATAGAAATAGCTGAAAAGAGAAATAGActaaaattattattacctTGGCTTGAAAGTAGAGCAAATGAAGGttatgaaaatattgaaTTACACAACGCTTTAGccaaaatatatatagatttaaataaagatCCAGAAaatttcttaaaaaataataatttctatgataaaaaaatgatagGAAAATATTGTGAAGATTTAGATCCACATTTAGCATATACAGCATATGAAAGATCAAATGGAGAATGTGATGaagaattaatatatataacaagTAAAAATGGTCTTTTTAAATTACAAGCAAGATATTTAATTTCAAGACAATCTATTGAATTATGGAAAGTAGTTTTAGACgaatcaaataaatatcGAAAAAATGTTATTGATCAAGTTATTGGTTCAACACTTATTGAATCAAATAATGCCGATGAAATTACAGTAACGGTAAAAGCatttattgaaaaaaaacTAAGTAGTGAGTTAATAGaattattagaaaaaatagTTTTACATAATAGTGAATTtagtgataataaaaatttacaaaatttattaattttaacTGCTATCAAATCAGATTCAAAAAAAGTTATGGAGTATATAAATCGTTTGGATAATTTTTCGGGTCCACAAATAGCAGCAGTAGCATATGATTATAAATTAAGAGAAGAAGcatttgtaatatataaaaaatttaattgTTATACATCAGCAATATCTGTATTATtagataaaatattatataataaaaatagaaaaaataaaagcTCCCATGAATTTGCATCACATGATTCATCTGTACCATAttatagtaataataaagaaaatatgtTTAGTCAAAAAAGtgataatgaaaatgatgaatatttaaaacaGTTTACACAAAATAATAGTTATCGTGATAAATATGGAAACTATTACAATAATACTGATATAAGTAATAgcaacaacaataataataataataatattcatttacATTCCGAATTTAGTAATGAAGATAAATTTTCTAATGATACTTTACATAATTATGAAGATATGGATTCTACTGAATCTACTTGTGATATCACTAATTATGAAGATGATTTAAATAGAGCTATTGAATTTGCACAGAAATGTAATAACAATGATGTATGGTTTATTTTAGGTAAGGCAcaattaaaattaaataaaattattgaTTCCATTGATAGTTTTGTGAAATCAAATAATCCAGAAGCATATAAAGAAGTTATAGAAAAAtgtaaagaaaataatttctatgaacatttaataacatatttaaataCTTTAAGAGAACAAAATTCTTTGAAAGATGTATTAGTTGATTCCGAGTTATTATATGCATATGccaaattaaaaaaaacaaatgaaatgaacaaatttattaatactACGAATTCAGCTAATTTACAATTAATTGGTGATAGGTTATTTAAAGAAGAAGAATATGAAGTAGcgaaaatattatatagtaATATACCAAATAATCAAAAATTAACTGCATGCTATTtgaaattaaaagaatatgCATTAGCAATCGAAGCAGCTAAAAAGGCAAAAAGTTTAAAAACATGGAAAGAAGTCAATTTTATTTgtgtaaaatataaacaattaAAATATGCGCATACAGCTGGATTACAATTAATTATGCATGCAGATCATTTAGatgaaattattaaaatatatgaaaaaaaaaaatatatcaatgAATTAATGAATTTATTAGAAAATGGTCTAAATAATGAAAGAGCACATGTTGGTATATATACAGAATTAGGTATTTTATATGCAAAATATAAACCAGAAAAATTAATGGAATTTATAAGAAATTATGcaaataaaatgaatacTAGAAAATTAATTGATGTATGtgaaaatgaatatttattaaaagaagctgtatatttatatatatcttatgatgaatataatttaGCTGTAGATACTATTATTAAACATTCACCAACAGCATATACTACCGATACATTTATGCAAGTTATACATAAAGTAACTAATAGTGATATTATACATAAAGTTATTGATTTCTATATTGAAGAGCATCCAttgaatttatataatttattaaaaattttagaaaataaaattgataataatagaTTAGTACAAACATTgaaaaaatcaaataatttACCTTTGATACAAAAATATCTAGAAGATATACAAGCACAAAATATTACAGCAGTTAATGAAAcattaaatgaaatatatttacaaaatgATGATTATATTAGCTTAAGAAATTCTATAGAtgaatatgataattttaatCAAACCAATTTATTGAATAAATTAGAAAATCATAAACTTCCAGAAATGAGAAGAATCGCTGCcttgttatataaaaagaataaaaaatataaagaagCTATCAACTTATccaaaaaagaaaaacaatataaagATGCTATCGAAATTGCAAGAgtttcaaaaaataatgtatatattgaagacttaataaattattttattgaatcaaaaaataaagaagcCTTTTGTGCATGCTTAATAGTATGTTATGATCTTTTAAAACCAgattatatattagaaaTTGTATGGACTAGTGGATTTAAAGATCAAGCtatgttatattttattcaaatTATTAGTGATTATACAAATCaaatagaaaatatgaagaaaCAAATTGAAGATAtggaaaaagaaaaaaaaatgaataaatcAGCTCCTAATGATTATTCTGCTATGAATAATCAATTTAATTATTCATTAAACAATAATCTTTCCATTATGCCTCcacaaaataattttatgtCAAGTAATTCTTTTGACAAATATGACAtgtttaataataatacgcatttttaa
- a CDS encoding aminophospholipid-transporting P-ATPase, producing MSLVYRKTLNFLKGKNEDDKDIKININGENKRTCNNSVITSKYTVFNFIFLNMYEQFHKISNVYFFFIGILQVIPQFTATNGIPTVFFPLLIVLTANAIKDAFEDWNRHKTDKIENNRMCYVIVNEEEKNIYQEKSNKKNIFKKLKRYIFGNRKICSTENYYDEDDMYDDEITDINDYINNYEENLENIEGTVKKRWKDIKAGDIILCRRSEFFCADILLLCTSHKNGIAFVETSSLDGETNLKVKEANAFLFNILGNDRNIAIDKVKNLKGFILSDKPNKDLSTMYGTIYFEKDKKIDVENIGIQELLKKTTEEIEYRKKRLSSVDLSKSSSIIGSNICNNNNNSNNNNKSDNKNYIDDDDDDDNMDENKILKNDNYIRIPFDEKQFVLRGCKLKNTDWIMGIVIYVGRETKIQMNSSKSIKKTSKLEILTNKMTIIIWVIQMIICLISAYYNAIIVSSSRKNRFRYLPFNLEKAKKPYIVGIISFFSWVVITGNFVPISLIVTMSFVKVVQAYFISCDKNMIHKIQADVPSFSEQKEIPNIPKDDISSDADVIKRRRSQKIADNSLLHIDENQTEEDNMDMKSDCIAVKNNSSHQNINGNNKQYSSSSLGIISNETKREISSRVISFKDSKEKNYIYFNAVPRTSSLIEELGQIEYIFSDKTGTLTCNIMEFRKCAINGISYGKGLTEIKRNILKKKNLEIPVEPTMKFKKKTPHVNIIDNDIINHLKDPNHFNHVNLINFFLHLAINHAVICEKDKEGVTTYSSSSPDEEALVNAAKHFDITFLYRREGKYGISIFGKIYEIDTLATIEFTSKRKMSSVICRIPVINPDHNNVRDSKSFNMEKNKNNSVDNFCDDKNNCNIIYNNNNEGRTPEVITCKNSKNSKIMLFCKGAGSMILKKLAKRSDVDELTIEHMETYADEGLRTLCIAQRELSEESFAEWYHLYKEASLSIKDREEKLESVAEYIENDLILQGITGIEDKLQEGVSSTIEDLRMAGIHIWMLTGDKIETAMNIGIAANLIDNYSEQFIYTEEYIQSEEALIKKMDDDILMVEKSLNIPHYDFDDENNNIEDDNRKPFFRNNFIKNFFSDKKKNGLLVNPDKYNMLINTLNYVLVVDGSVIDILLSEKMEKKFFYLADKCSSVICGRVSPYQKGAIVSSANRLLNKITLAIGDGANDRNMINTANIGVGIRGQEGVQAFNSSDYGISQFRFLKNLLLVHGRLSYRRISKLVVYMFYKNMVLIFPLFIFGSISLYSGQKIYFEFLLHLFNVLFTAIPVVIHAVLDQDISLNTAMEKPNLYKLGIHHYYFNIRTFISWVMNSLFHGSVVFLIPLYFLSYYNIPTSDGIPYDIWTVGCATYFLTVLIVNFKILFETYYLNILPISGIALSIFSFVLLVTAFSFMCVGSIHLLGTIVYLVQSLRFWLVVILGLFTALLRDYVFKVYKRNFNPEIYHLLLDQENAKIGMNDVIDQLKLNELDKDDDIRIEKSKSLGYAFSEADPACIQLIRKQDNMI from the exons ATGTCCTTAGTTTATAGGAAAACACTGAACTTTttaaaaggaaaaaatga AGATGATAAGGatattaaaataaacataaatgGGGAAAACAAAAGGACCTGTAACAATTCCGTGATAACGTCTAAATATACCgtttttaattttatatttttaaatatgtatgAACAATTTCATAAGATATCAAatgtgtatttttttttcattgGTATATTACAAGTAATACCTCAATTTACTGCTACCAATGGAATTCCCACAGTTTTTTTCCCCCTTCTAATTGTGCTAACAGCGAACGCCATAAAAGACGCTTTTGAAGATTGGAATAGGCATAAAACAGataaaattgaaaataatagAATGTGCTATGTTATCgtaaatgaagaagaaaaaaatatatatcaagAGAAAAGTAATAAgaagaatatttttaaaaaattaaaaagatatatttttggAAATCGTAAGATTTGTAGTACtgaaaattattatgatgaagatgataTGTATGATGATGAAATTACTGATATtaatgattatattaataattatgaagaaaattTAGAAAACATTGAAGGTACtgttaaaaaaagatggaaagatataaaagctggtgatattattttatgtagAAGATCTGAATTTTTCTGTGCAGatatcttattattatgtacTAGTCATAAAAATGGCATTGCCTTTGTTGAAACCTCTAGTTTAGATGGTGAAACAAATTTAAAAGTAAAAGAAGCTAATgcatttttatttaatatattagGCAATGATAGAAATATTGCAATTGATAAAGTGAAAAATTTAAAAGGTTTTATTTTAAGTGATAAACCAAATAAAGATTTATCTACCATGTATGGTActatttattttgaaaaGGATAAGAAAATAGATGTAGAAAATATTGGTATAcaagaattattaaaaaaaacaacGGAAGAAATAGAATATCGAAAAAAAAGGTTATCTAGTGTAGATTTAAGTAAGAGTAGTAGTATTATCGGAAGTAATATATgcaacaacaataataatagtaataataataataaaagtgataataagaattatattgatgacgatgatgatgatgataatatggatgaaaataaaatattaaaaaatgataattatataagaataCCTTTTGATGAAAAACAATTTGTATTAAGAGGAtgtaaattaaaaaatacGGATTGGATAATGGGAATTGTTATATATGTAGGTAGAGAAACTAAAATACAAATGAATTCTTCAAAAtcaattaaaaaaacaagtaaattagaaatattaacaaataaaatgaCCATAATTATATGGGTCATTCAAATGattatttgtttaattTCTGCATATTATAATGCTATAATTGTCAGTTCATCTAGAAAAAATCGATTTAGATATTTACCTTTTAATTTGGAAAAGGCTAAAAAACCATACATAGTAGgaataatttcttttttctcATGGGTAGTTATTACAGGAAATTTCGTTCCTATTAGTTTAATTGTTACCATGAGTTTTGTTAAAGTGGTTCAAgcatattttatttcatgcgataaaaatatgattcATAAAATACAAGCAGATGTTCCTTCATTTAGTGAACAAAAAGAAATTCCAAATATACCCAAAGATGACATTTCATCAGATGCAGATGTTATAAAACGAAGGCGATCACAAAAAATAGCAGATAACTCTTTATTACATATAGATGAAAATCAAACTGAAGAAGATAATATGGACATGAAAAGTGATTGTATAGCTGTTAAAAATAACAGTAGTCatcaaaatattaatggtaataataaacaatatTCATCTAGTAGTTTGGGAATTATTAGTAATGAAACAAAACGAGAAATTTCATCTAGAgttatatcatttaaagattcgaaagaaaaaaattatatatattttaatgcTGTACCAAGAACATCTAGTTTAATTGAAGAGTTAGGTCAAATcgaatatattttttcagATAAAACTGGAACGTTAACATGTAATATCATGGAATTTCGAAAATGTGCTATTAATGGTATTTCGTATGGAAAGGGGCTTACCgaaattaaaagaaatattttgaagaagaaaaatttaGAAATACCTGTGGAACCAACCATgaaatttaaaaagaaaacacctcatgtaaatattatagataatgatataataaatcatttaaAAGATCCAAATCATTTTAATCATGTAAATTTAATAAACTTTTTCCTTCATCTAGCTATTAATCATGCTGTTATTTGTGAAAAGGACAAAGAGGGGGTAACTACCTATTCATCCAGTAGTCCCGATGAAGAAGCTTTAGTTAATGCAGCAAAGCATTTTGATATTACCTTTTTATATAGAAGGGAAGGGAAGTATGGTATAAGTATCTTtggaaaaatatatgaaattGATACATTAGCAACTATTGAATTTACAagtaaaagaaaaatgagTAGTGTAATTTGTAGAATACCTGTAATAAATCCTGATCATAATAATGTAAGAGACTCTAAATCATTTAACATGGAAAAGAACAAGAATAATAGTGTTGATAATTTTTgtgatgataaaaataattgcaatattatttataataataataatgaaggACGTACACCAGAAGTTATTACCTGTAAAAATAGTAAGAATTCCAAAATTATGCTATTTTGTAAAGGAGCTGGTAGTATGATTCTAAAAAAATTAGCCAAACGATCAGATGTAGATGAATTAACCATTGAACATATGGAAACGTATGCAGATGAAGGCTTACGAACTTTATGTATTGCACAAAGAGAATTGAGTGAAGAGAGTTTTGCCGAATGGTATCATCTTTATAAAGAGGCTTCTTTAAGTATAAAAGATAGAGAAGAGAAATTAGAAAGTGTTGCTgaatatattgaaaatgATTTAATATTACAAGGTATTACTGGTATAGAAGATAAGTTACAAGAAGGTGTTAGTTCAACCATTGAAGATTTAAGAATGGCTGGAATTCATATATGGATGTTAACAGGTGATAAAATTGAAACTGCTATGAATATTGGTATAGCCGCAAATTTAATAGATAATTATTCAGAacaatttatttatacagAAGAATATATTCAGAGTGAAGAAGctttaataaaaaaaatggatgATGATATTTTAATGGTTGAAAAATCTTTAAATATACCACATTATGATTttgatgatgaaaataataatattgaagATGATAATAGAAAACCTTTTTTTcgaaataattttataaagaaCTTTTTTAGtgataagaaaaaaaatggtTTATTAGTTAATCCAGATAAATACAATATGttaataaatacattaaATTATGTTTTAGTTGTGGACGGTTCTGttattgatatattattaagtgaaaaaatggaaaagaaattcttttatttagCTGATAAATGTTCATCTGTTATATGTGGTCGAGTTAGTCCATATCAAAAAGGAGCTATTGTATCATCAGCTAATCgattattaaataaaataacattAGCTATAGGTGATGGTGCCAATGATCGAAATATGATTAATACAGCAAATATTGGAGTAGGTATAAGAGGACAAGAAGGAGTTCAAGCATTTAATTCTTCAGATTATGGTATTAGCCAATTCCgatttttaaaaaatttattattagtaCATGGTAGATTATCATATAGAAGAATAAGTAAATTGGTGgtatatatgttttataaaaatatggttttaatatttccattatttatttttggttcgatttctttatattcaggacaaaaaatatattttgaatttttattacatttatttaatgtCCTTTTTACCGCTATACCGGTTGTAATTCATGCTGTGTTAGATCAAGATATTAGTTTAAATACAGCAATGGAAAAACcaaatttatataaattaggtatacatcattattattttaatattagAACATTTATATCATGGGTAATGAATAGCCTTTTTCATGGATCAGTTGTTTTTCTAATAcctttatattttttatcatacTATAATATACCTACATCAGATGGAATACCATACGACATTTGGACCGTAGGATGTGCtacttattttttaacaGTTTTAATTgttaattttaaaattttatttgaaacctattatttaaatatactTCCCATTAGTGGTATTGCTTTAAGTATATTTTCGTTTGTGCTATTAGTTACTGcattttcttttatgtGTGTAGGAAGTATTCATCTTTTAGGAACTATAGTATATCTTGTTCAGTCACTTCGTTTTTGGCTCGTTGTTATATTGGGATTATTTACAGCATTGTTAAGAGATTACGTTTTTAAAGTGTACAAGAGAAATTTCAACCCAGagatatatcatttattattagatcaa GAAAATGCAAAAATAGGCATGAACGATGTTATTGATCAGTTAAAGTTGAATGAATTAGATAAGGATGATGATATT aGAATTGAAAAATCCAAATCATTAGGATATGCATTTAGTGAAGCAGACCCTGCATGTATACAATTAATTAGAAAACAAGATAATatgatttaa
- a CDS encoding raf kinase inhibitor, producing MTIPTISELKKDRIIPHVFPNDNIDLNVELFISFKAGKEVNHGNVLDIAGTGSVPRNIKFSEEPPDGYCFVLFMVDPDYPSRLRPDGKEYVHWVLSGIKSKELIKGTQKNCITILPYVGPSIKKGTGLHRISFIISLIKEEDKDNITGLPHYRGEKYITRVKFNNYESVHNIAQINNMKIVGYNWCQIEG from the coding sequence ATGACAATACCTACCATAAGTGAACTTAAAAAGGATAGAATTATACCTCACGTTTTTccaaatgataatattgatTTGAACGTAGAACTTTTTATAAGTTTTAAAGCAGGAAAAGAAGTGAATCACGGAAATGTTTTAGATATTGCTGGAACTGGAAGTGTACcaagaaatataaaattttcaGAAGAACCTCCAGATGGTTAttgttttgttttattCATGGTAGACCCTGATTATCCTTCGAGATTACGACCAGATGGTAAGGAATATGTTCATTGGGTGTTATCAGGTATAAAATCGAAAGAATTAATAAAGGGAACTCAAAAAAATTGTATAACTATATTGCCATATGTAGGTCCATCTATTAAGAAGGGTACAGGTTTACATAGAATtagttttattatttccttaataaaagaagaagataAAGATAACATTACAGGCTTACCTCATTATAGAGgagaaaaatatattacaagAGTAAAATTTAACAATTATGAATCAGTTCATAATATTGCtcaaattaataatatgaaaattgTAGGTTATAATTGGTGCCAAATTGAAGGgtag